In Spinacia oleracea cultivar Varoflay chromosome 5, BTI_SOV_V1, whole genome shotgun sequence, a single window of DNA contains:
- the LOC110800236 gene encoding uncharacterized protein, with protein sequence MSKKTDIVAVLLILAVVQMMAGKAVTACSVTGDTCGFAGLACCAGYYCAVNDTCQEELRSNCRLVGESCGGFGGSCCGKSNCSGRIFGGHCLKP encoded by the exons ATGTCGAAGAAGACTGATATAGTAGCGGTTCTCCTCATCCTAGCTGTCG TGCAAATGATGGCTGGGAAAGCAGTAACAGCATGTAGTGTCACTGGGGATACCTGTGGTTTTGCTGGCCTTGCTTGTTGTGCGGGTTATTATTGTGCTGTTAACGACACCTGTCAAGAag AGCTACGATCAAACTGCAGATTAGTTGGGGAAAGCTGCGGTGGATTTGGAGGTAGCTGTTGCGGTAAAAGCAATTGCTCAGGCCGCATTTTTGGAGGCCATTGTCTAAAACCATGA